One Sphingomicrobium sp. XHP0239 DNA segment encodes these proteins:
- a CDS encoding CoA pyrophosphatase, with protein MSLSARLARALRVPAPATLLAADLDPDEFPDASPAAVLVGVIDREDRPALLLTKRNAAMRTHAGQVAFPGGRIDAGETPIEAALREANEELALDPATPRLVGTLDPYITGTGFIVTPVLAILPPDLPLVANEAEVDHWFEAPFDHLLDPAHAREEEAAWQGRMRRYWRIDYEDYDIWGATAAMIVNLSRRLAA; from the coding sequence ATGAGCCTTTCCGCCCGCCTCGCCCGCGCCCTGCGCGTCCCCGCGCCCGCAACGCTGCTCGCCGCCGATCTCGATCCCGACGAATTTCCGGATGCCTCGCCCGCTGCCGTCCTCGTCGGCGTGATCGACCGCGAAGATCGTCCCGCGTTGCTGCTGACCAAGCGCAACGCCGCCATGCGTACCCATGCGGGCCAGGTCGCCTTTCCCGGCGGGCGCATCGACGCGGGCGAAACCCCGATCGAGGCGGCATTGCGCGAGGCGAACGAGGAACTGGCGCTCGACCCCGCGACCCCGCGCCTCGTCGGGACGCTCGACCCCTACATCACCGGGACCGGTTTCATCGTGACCCCCGTCCTCGCGATCCTTCCCCCGGACCTGCCGCTCGTCGCCAACGAGGCCGAGGTCGACCATTGGTTCGAGGCGCCCTTCGACCATCTTCTCGACCCCGCGCATGCGCGCGAGGAAGAAGCAGCTTGGCAAGGGCGCATGAGACGCTACTGGCGCATAGACTATGAGGATTACGATATCTGGGGAGCCACCGCGGCGATGATCGTCAACCTGTCCCGCAGGCTGGCCGCATGA
- a CDS encoding DUF1285 domain-containing protein, whose protein sequence is MPETRPPPDLDHASFDEIAAMLEEGTAPPVERWDPPSCGDSEMRIAADGKWYHQGGLITRPAMVRLFASVLRREPDDSYVLVTPVEKLAIEVERLPFLAVRMKSEGEGRARRLAFTLNSGEVVIAGPDHPIRVVDTDAGPSPRVHVRGRLEAEIARPLYYELADIALEEEADPPAIWSNGEKFTLS, encoded by the coding sequence ATGCCCGAAACGCGTCCGCCCCCCGACCTCGACCACGCCTCGTTCGACGAGATTGCCGCGATGCTGGAAGAGGGCACCGCGCCGCCGGTCGAACGATGGGATCCGCCTTCGTGCGGGGATAGCGAAATGCGGATCGCCGCCGACGGGAAATGGTACCATCAGGGCGGCCTCATCACCCGTCCCGCCATGGTGCGTCTGTTCGCCAGCGTGCTGCGCCGCGAGCCCGACGACAGCTATGTTCTCGTCACCCCGGTCGAAAAACTCGCCATCGAGGTCGAGCGCCTTCCCTTCCTCGCCGTTCGCATGAAGAGCGAAGGCGAAGGCCGGGCGCGCCGCCTCGCCTTCACGCTCAACAGCGGAGAAGTGGTGATCGCAGGCCCTGATCATCCGATCCGTGTCGTCGATACCGATGCCGGCCCCTCGCCCCGCGTCCACGTCCGTGGCCGCCTGGAGGCGGAGATCGCGCGGCCTCTCTATTACGAGCTGGCCGATATCGCGCTCGAAGAAGAAGCGGATCCGCCGGCCATCTGGTCGAACGGCGAAAAGTTCACCCTGTCCTGA
- a CDS encoding SDR family oxidoreductase has protein sequence MEKVALVTGARHRLGEAITRHLLKQGWRVFAHVRDAADEVADGADKVVADLSHADCGERIFAQIDGPPPALLVNNASLFEEDRFGAIDAEGFQRQMAVNARAPMLLTDAFAHAEAPVGSDRLIVNMGDAKLAAPHPDHLSYTLTKGALKTLTDVSARALAGQGIRVNMIAPAMVLPSPDMSEAQYEAMHAFNPLGRGVDKAHLLAALDHLIANTVVTGTCLWLDGGQRMMQLKNDVALIQMDDVAEERE, from the coding sequence ATGGAAAAGGTCGCTCTCGTCACCGGCGCCCGCCATCGGCTGGGCGAGGCCATCACCCGTCACCTCCTCAAGCAGGGATGGCGCGTTTTTGCGCATGTCCGCGATGCCGCCGACGAGGTGGCCGACGGCGCCGACAAGGTCGTCGCCGATCTTTCGCATGCGGACTGCGGCGAGAGGATCTTCGCGCAGATCGACGGACCGCCACCCGCGCTTCTGGTCAACAACGCCTCGCTGTTCGAGGAGGATCGGTTCGGTGCCATCGACGCTGAGGGGTTCCAGCGTCAGATGGCGGTCAACGCGCGCGCGCCGATGCTGCTTACCGATGCCTTTGCGCACGCGGAGGCGCCGGTGGGCAGCGATCGGCTGATCGTGAACATGGGCGATGCCAAGCTCGCCGCGCCGCACCCCGATCATCTCAGCTACACACTGACAAAGGGAGCGCTGAAGACGCTGACCGACGTCTCGGCCCGCGCACTGGCCGGGCAGGGGATACGGGTGAACATGATCGCGCCGGCCATGGTGCTCCCCTCGCCCGACATGAGCGAGGCGCAATATGAGGCGATGCACGCGTTCAACCCGCTCGGCCGCGGAGTGGATAAGGCGCATCTCCTCGCCGCGCTCGACCATCTGATCGCCAATACGGTGGTGACGGGGACCTGCCTGTGGCTCGACGGTGGCCAACGGATGATGCAGCTGAAGAACGACGTGGCACTGATCCAGATGGATGATGTGGCGGAGGAGAGGGAATGA
- a CDS encoding dihydroneopterin aldolase has translation MSEVIHGLVAHEPQSVRLFLDRLEVMADIGFHDFEVGTPQRLLVSVEVWIDAARLPTEDEEVQAWNYDRLRTCVRSIVAARRYNLQETLIRAIFDTVASMSGVEALRVRSVKPDIYADAEGVGVEVASFQGAWPRKVDGSRAVVSAT, from the coding sequence ATGAGCGAGGTCATTCACGGCCTGGTGGCGCACGAGCCGCAATCGGTGCGCCTGTTTCTGGACCGGCTGGAGGTGATGGCCGACATCGGCTTCCACGATTTCGAGGTGGGAACGCCGCAACGTCTCTTGGTGTCGGTCGAGGTTTGGATCGATGCCGCGCGGCTGCCGACCGAGGACGAAGAGGTCCAGGCCTGGAACTACGATCGGCTGCGGACCTGCGTTCGCTCGATCGTGGCGGCGCGGCGCTACAATCTTCAGGAGACACTGATTCGCGCCATCTTCGATACGGTGGCATCGATGTCGGGGGTCGAGGCGCTGAGGGTCCGTTCGGTGAAACCGGACATCTATGCCGACGCCGAGGGTGTCGGCGTGGAAGTCGCCAGTTTCCAAGGAGCTTGGCCCCGCAAGGTCGACGGATCGCGCGCGGTCGTGTCGGCAACCTAA
- a CDS encoding energy transducer TonB, with product MSYAAKREMSSNKTVPIVIVVLLHVALGYALVSGLAMSVVEQVQEDLTVFDVDEPPPPPPPPEEIPPPPETPQQQTPPPVVSPPPIVRTNPTPPPITTVRTAPPPQVTRTAPVRPPAPPAPPAPPPPPPPPPRIEPAAAQGDVRALFSADDYPSRAQRNGEEGTARARLTIGTNGRVTGCSIVQSTGSRALDQATCQVLERRARFTPATDSTGARVQDEYTTPSITWRLEGR from the coding sequence ATGTCCTACGCAGCCAAGCGAGAGATGAGTTCCAACAAGACGGTGCCGATCGTCATCGTCGTCCTGCTCCACGTCGCGCTGGGCTATGCCCTGGTGAGCGGCCTCGCCATGTCCGTGGTCGAGCAGGTGCAGGAAGATCTGACGGTGTTCGACGTGGACGAGCCGCCGCCCCCGCCGCCTCCGCCCGAAGAAATTCCTCCTCCGCCCGAAACGCCGCAGCAGCAGACGCCCCCGCCGGTCGTCTCGCCGCCGCCGATCGTGCGGACCAATCCCACTCCTCCGCCGATCACGACGGTGCGCACCGCGCCCCCGCCGCAGGTGACGCGAACCGCTCCGGTCCGGCCTCCGGCTCCTCCGGCCCCTCCGGCGCCGCCTCCGCCGCCGCCTCCGCCGCCGCGGATCGAGCCGGCCGCCGCCCAAGGTGACGTCCGTGCGCTGTTCAGTGCCGACGACTATCCCTCGCGCGCCCAGCGCAATGGCGAGGAAGGGACTGCGCGTGCGCGTCTCACCATCGGGACCAACGGTCGCGTGACGGGTTGCAGCATCGTCCAGTCGACGGGATCCCGCGCACTGGATCAGGCGACGTGTCAGGTGCTCGAGCGCCGCGCCCGCTTCACTCCCGCGACCGATTCCACCGGCGCGCGCGTGCAGGACGAATATACGACCCCCTCCATTACCTGGCGGCTTGAAGGCCGGTAA
- a CDS encoding MotA/TolQ/ExbB proton channel family protein has product MNTELLLAAAAEGENPYGLIPALQEGGPIAWATFGVLIIMSIGTFYILFTKFMQQQKIINQGNSVRAAFWNSNSLKDAAGKLDKKSAYRAIVEDALVAQDQHGKLTDPVDQHDWMIGSLERSKTSINNRLGEGLAFLATVGSTAPFIGLFGTVVGIYRALVKIGASGQANISTVAGPVGEALIMTALGLIVAVPAVLAYNWLIRRNKGITEDLNAFTTDVHGYLMSDGKVRPVMATAGAKGAAAKSAAAKPAPSSPPKPGVQAGGTPTKPTARS; this is encoded by the coding sequence ATGAACACTGAACTTCTTCTTGCCGCCGCCGCCGAGGGCGAAAACCCTTACGGCCTGATTCCTGCGCTTCAGGAAGGTGGGCCCATCGCCTGGGCGACCTTCGGCGTGCTGATCATCATGTCGATCGGGACCTTCTACATCCTGTTCACCAAGTTCATGCAGCAGCAGAAGATCATCAACCAGGGCAACAGCGTTCGCGCCGCCTTCTGGAACTCGAACAGCCTCAAGGACGCCGCGGGCAAGCTCGACAAGAAGAGCGCCTATCGCGCGATCGTCGAGGACGCGCTCGTCGCGCAGGACCAGCACGGCAAGCTCACCGACCCTGTCGACCAGCATGACTGGATGATCGGTTCGCTCGAGCGTTCGAAGACGTCGATCAACAACCGTCTCGGTGAAGGTCTCGCCTTCCTCGCGACCGTCGGTTCGACCGCGCCGTTCATCGGTCTGTTCGGCACCGTCGTCGGCATCTATCGCGCGCTGGTGAAGATCGGTGCGTCGGGTCAGGCCAACATCTCGACCGTCGCCGGTCCGGTTGGCGAGGCGCTCATCATGACCGCGCTCGGCCTGATCGTGGCGGTTCCTGCGGTGCTTGCCTACAACTGGCTCATCCGCCGCAACAAGGGCATCACCGAAGATCTCAACGCCTTCACGACCGACGTGCACGGCTATCTGATGAGCGACGGCAAGGTCCGTCCGGTCATGGCCACTGCCGGTGCCAAGGGTGCCGCTGCCAAGAGCGCGGCCGCCAAGCCGGCGCCGAGCAGCCCGCCGAAGCCGGGCGTGCAGGCCGGTGGTACGCCGACCAAGCCGACGGCGCGCAGCTAA
- a CDS encoding ExbD/TolR family protein gives MAMTVGMDQSGEDVPMSDINTTPLVDVMLVLLIIFLIAVPVVLETIPVALPEIQYEPTETKPENVNLSVRGGEGGTCEIYWDVTQVDSEELLERAVTRLEEAIDAAGGEANITDENMPEAHIRGDIDTPYKCIGGAIFTMQRAGFARVGFISEPPAGTAVERL, from the coding sequence ATGGCCATGACGGTCGGAATGGATCAATCGGGCGAAGACGTCCCGATGTCCGACATCAACACGACGCCCCTCGTGGACGTCATGTTGGTTCTCCTGATCATCTTCCTCATCGCGGTTCCCGTGGTGCTCGAGACCATTCCGGTGGCCCTGCCGGAAATCCAGTACGAGCCCACCGAGACCAAGCCGGAAAACGTGAATCTGTCGGTTCGCGGCGGCGAAGGCGGGACCTGCGAAATCTACTGGGACGTGACCCAGGTCGACAGCGAGGAGCTTCTGGAGCGCGCGGTAACGCGGCTTGAGGAAGCGATCGATGCGGCGGGCGGCGAGGCGAACATCACCGACGAGAATATGCCCGAAGCGCATATCCGCGGTGACATCGACACGCCCTACAAGTGCATCGGGGGCGCGATCTTCACCATGCAGCGCGCAGGCTTCGCGCGGGTCGGCTTCATCTCCGAACCGCCGGCGGGCACCGCCGTCGAGCGCCTGTAG
- a CDS encoding ExbD/TolR family protein, with the protein MAAATLSDDGEPMMDINTTPLIDVMLVLLIMFIITIPIQSHAVKLDLPVDDGSNNPPPVDPIKNKIVVTQNDEVLWNGEAVNFQQLREYLDLSQQLPVLPELHLQPEPNARYETVDRVLVVTKEASVDKMGFVGNEAYVNEF; encoded by the coding sequence ATGGCCGCAGCTACCCTGTCCGACGATGGTGAGCCGATGATGGACATCAACACGACGCCGTTGATCGACGTCATGCTGGTGCTCCTCATCATGTTCATCATCACCATTCCGATCCAGAGCCACGCGGTGAAGCTCGACCTTCCGGTCGACGATGGCAGCAACAACCCGCCGCCGGTCGACCCGATCAAGAACAAGATCGTGGTCACGCAGAACGACGAGGTCCTGTGGAACGGCGAAGCGGTGAACTTCCAGCAGCTGCGCGAGTATCTCGACCTGTCGCAGCAGCTTCCGGTTCTTCCCGAGTTGCACCTGCAGCCCGAACCGAATGCCCGTTACGAGACCGTCGATCGCGTCCTGGTCGTGACCAAGGAAGCCTCGGTCGACAAGATGGGCTTCGTGGGCAACGAGGCCTACGTCAACGAATTCTAG
- the msrB gene encoding peptide-methionine (R)-S-oxide reductase MsrB, with protein MLNKTATRRTVLGASALGIAGTALAFGGGGTKVDRRSFPVSKSDAAWKKQLGPQRYRILREEGTERAFSSPLNKEKRDGIYHCAGCDQALFSSATKFDSGTGWPAFTKPIASSRIGYARDMSFGMARTEEHCSRCGGHMGHVFNDGPAPLGKRHCVNGLSLKFRPA; from the coding sequence ATGCTCAACAAAACTGCCACCCGACGAACCGTTCTCGGCGCTTCCGCGCTCGGCATTGCCGGCACTGCGCTGGCCTTTGGCGGCGGAGGGACCAAGGTCGACCGCCGCAGCTTCCCCGTGTCGAAATCCGACGCGGCATGGAAGAAGCAGCTGGGCCCGCAACGCTATCGCATCCTGCGCGAAGAAGGCACGGAGCGTGCCTTTTCCTCGCCGCTCAACAAGGAGAAGCGCGATGGCATCTATCATTGCGCGGGCTGCGATCAGGCGCTGTTCTCCAGCGCGACCAAGTTCGACAGCGGTACCGGCTGGCCCGCGTTCACGAAACCGATCGCGTCCAGTCGCATCGGCTATGCCCGCGATATGTCGTTCGGCATGGCCCGCACCGAGGAACATTGCTCGCGCTGCGGCGGTCACATGGGGCACGTGTTCAACGACGGCCCCGCGCCGTTGGGCAAGCGGCATTGCGTCAACGGCCTCTCGCTGAAGTTCCGTCCCGCCTAA
- a CDS encoding ABC transporter transmembrane domain-containing protein gives MKSDPPPKKPISNLAMVARTATRYPGQIAGAGLALALAAAATLAIPQGLKLVIDRGFTADGDIARWFQYLLLLVVVLAIATAARYYFVSTLGERVVADIRLAVHRNLLRLSPGFFEENRPAEITSRITVDTTIIEQIVGTTVSVALRNLVIGVGCVVMLFLQSPKLAGLLVAGLPIVLLPMILLGRKVKNVSTRNQDRIADVGTVSSEVFSAMKIVLAFGQQRRETERFSAATETVFDVAKQRIRLRALLTFFAILLFFSGIVLVIWQGARDVNAGAMTGGSLAAFVLYGIFLAGAFGALSEVYGELLRAAGASDRLAQLMRVEPDILAPANPAALPDPPRGRLTLDGVTFRYPTRPGVAALDDVSIDIRPDELVALVGPSGAGKTTIFQLAQRFYDPAAGRVLFDGVDIATVDPEDLRRRIAMVPQEVMIFATSARDNLRYGRWGASDEDIWEAARAAHAEDFLRALPDGLDTYLGEGGARLSGGQRQRLAIARALVRKDAPLLLLDEATSALDAESEARVQAALDDLMGQRTTIVIAHRLATVRAATRILVLDEGRIVEQGTHDELLAQGGLYSRLARLQFSDAA, from the coding sequence ATGAAATCCGACCCGCCTCCCAAGAAGCCCATCTCCAACCTCGCGATGGTGGCCCGCACGGCAACGCGCTACCCCGGCCAGATTGCGGGCGCGGGTCTGGCGCTGGCGCTTGCCGCCGCCGCCACGCTGGCGATCCCGCAGGGGCTGAAGCTGGTCATCGACCGCGGTTTCACCGCCGACGGCGATATCGCGCGCTGGTTCCAGTATCTTCTGCTGCTGGTCGTCGTCCTCGCGATCGCGACCGCCGCCCGCTATTATTTCGTCTCGACGCTGGGCGAACGGGTCGTCGCCGACATCCGCCTCGCTGTCCATCGCAACCTCCTTCGCCTCAGCCCGGGTTTCTTCGAGGAAAACCGACCGGCCGAGATCACCAGTCGCATCACCGTCGATACCACCATCATCGAACAGATCGTCGGCACCACCGTCTCGGTCGCGCTGCGCAACCTCGTCATCGGCGTGGGCTGCGTCGTGATGCTGTTTCTGCAGTCTCCCAAGCTCGCCGGATTGCTCGTGGCGGGCTTGCCGATCGTGCTGCTGCCGATGATCCTACTGGGCCGGAAGGTGAAGAACGTCTCGACCCGCAACCAGGATCGCATCGCCGACGTCGGGACCGTGTCCAGCGAGGTCTTCTCTGCGATGAAGATCGTGCTCGCCTTCGGTCAGCAGCGCCGCGAGACCGAACGCTTCTCGGCGGCCACCGAGACCGTGTTCGACGTCGCCAAGCAGCGCATCCGCCTTCGCGCCCTGCTCACCTTCTTCGCCATCCTCCTCTTCTTTTCGGGGATCGTGCTCGTCATCTGGCAGGGCGCGCGCGATGTGAACGCGGGCGCCATGACGGGGGGAAGCCTCGCCGCCTTCGTCCTCTACGGCATCTTCCTCGCCGGGGCGTTCGGAGCGCTGTCCGAAGTCTATGGCGAGTTGCTGCGTGCTGCCGGGGCGAGCGACCGCCTCGCGCAACTGATGCGGGTCGAACCGGACATCCTCGCGCCCGCAAATCCCGCCGCGCTTCCCGATCCGCCGCGGGGTCGGCTGACGCTCGACGGCGTGACCTTCCGCTATCCCACCCGCCCGGGCGTGGCCGCGCTCGACGATGTGTCGATCGACATCCGGCCCGACGAACTGGTCGCGCTTGTCGGACCCTCGGGCGCGGGCAAGACCACCATCTTCCAGCTCGCGCAGCGCTTCTACGATCCTGCTGCGGGCCGCGTCCTCTTCGACGGCGTGGACATCGCCACCGTCGATCCCGAAGATCTTCGCCGACGCATCGCGATGGTTCCGCAGGAAGTGATGATCTTCGCCACCTCGGCCCGTGACAACCTGCGCTACGGCCGCTGGGGCGCCAGCGACGAAGACATCTGGGAGGCTGCCCGCGCGGCCCACGCCGAGGATTTCCTGCGGGCCCTGCCCGACGGCCTCGACACCTATCTAGGCGAAGGCGGAGCACGCCTGTCCGGGGGGCAGCGTCAGCGGCTGGCGATCGCGCGGGCACTCGTACGCAAGGATGCGCCGCTCCTCCTGCTCGACGAAGCGACCAGCGCGCTCGACGCCGAGAGCGAGGCGCGGGTCCAGGCTGCACTCGACGACCTGATGGGTCAGCGTACGACCATCGTCATCGCACACCGCCTCGCCACCGTTCGCGCCGCGACGCGGATCCTCGTGTTGGACGAAGGGCGCATCGTCGAGCAGGGCACGCACGACGAACTCCTCGCGCAGGGCGGTCTCTACAGCCGCCTCGCTCGCCTGCAATTCTCCGACGCCGCCTGA
- a CDS encoding polyhydroxyalkanoate depolymerase: MLYDAYELQRSLMAGASKMAGLSAGWLSNPSNPFGYGSVGPVMAAGLDVFAHASAPRGKPEFGITAAEVNGKAVPVDEDITLRKPFGDLLHFRKEGIEGQEPLLIVAPMSGHFATLLRGTVKRMLPAHDVYITDWKDAKNVPLADGHFDLDSYIDYLVEQCAAILEETGKRPHLMAVCQPAVPAYAATAIMNRDDHPARPKTLTMMGGPIDTRESPGAVNNVATQRPHAWFQQNAIATVPYVYPGAGRKVYPGFLQLMGFMTMNLGDHVMSHWEMFKHLVVGDEQSADKTREFYEEYRSVADMTAEFYLQTVDVVFQRHLLPKGEFTHHDEIVDAGDIDETALLAIEGERDDISGVGQTKAGLSLATGLAEDKKQYYLAKDAGHYGIFNGGKWRDQIAPVVEEFIARHA, translated from the coding sequence ATGCTCTACGACGCTTACGAGCTTCAACGCTCGCTCATGGCTGGGGCCAGCAAAATGGCGGGCCTTTCCGCCGGATGGCTCAGCAATCCCAGCAATCCGTTCGGATACGGGTCGGTGGGGCCGGTCATGGCGGCGGGTCTCGACGTCTTCGCGCACGCCAGCGCACCGCGCGGGAAGCCCGAATTCGGGATCACCGCGGCGGAGGTCAACGGCAAGGCGGTCCCGGTCGACGAGGACATCACGCTGCGCAAGCCGTTCGGCGACCTGCTGCACTTCCGCAAGGAAGGCATCGAGGGGCAGGAGCCGCTGTTGATCGTGGCGCCCATGTCGGGCCATTTCGCCACCTTGTTGCGCGGGACGGTCAAGCGAATGCTCCCCGCGCACGATGTCTACATCACCGACTGGAAGGACGCGAAGAACGTTCCGCTGGCGGACGGGCATTTCGATCTCGACAGCTATATCGACTATCTCGTCGAACAATGCGCCGCCATCCTCGAGGAAACGGGCAAGCGTCCGCACCTGATGGCGGTGTGCCAGCCCGCGGTTCCCGCCTATGCGGCGACCGCGATCATGAACCGCGACGACCATCCCGCTCGACCCAAGACGCTGACGATGATGGGCGGTCCGATCGACACGCGCGAAAGCCCCGGCGCGGTGAACAACGTCGCGACCCAGCGGCCGCACGCGTGGTTCCAGCAGAACGCCATCGCAACGGTGCCCTACGTCTACCCGGGTGCGGGGCGGAAGGTCTATCCGGGGTTCCTGCAGCTGATGGGCTTCATGACCATGAATCTCGGCGATCACGTCATGAGCCATTGGGAGATGTTCAAGCATCTGGTCGTCGGTGACGAGCAGAGCGCGGACAAGACCCGCGAATTCTACGAAGAATATCGTTCGGTCGCGGACATGACGGCCGAATTCTACCTGCAGACCGTCGACGTCGTCTTCCAGCGGCACCTGTTGCCCAAGGGCGAGTTCACGCATCACGACGAAATCGTCGATGCAGGCGATATCGACGAGACCGCGCTGTTGGCGATTGAGGGCGAGCGCGACGATATCTCGGGCGTCGGCCAAACAAAGGCCGGACTGAGCCTCGCGACCGGGTTGGCGGAGGACAAGAAGCAATATTATCTTGCCAAGGACGCCGGCCATTACGGCATCTTCAACGGCGGCAAATGGCGCGACCAGATCGCGCCGGTGGTCGAGGAGTTCATCGCTCGCCACGCGTAG